A single Montipora foliosa isolate CH-2021 chromosome 7, ASM3666993v2, whole genome shotgun sequence DNA region contains:
- the LOC138011756 gene encoding uncharacterized protein isoform X1 yields MVHCFAPGCDHHSESHTCKFYGFPHKIKKKEEYQRWIRLIRRKDREPGNHSRICSSHFRDGKKSAGPEIYTRNADKLFPSEGFPRKKKKQSSTTHSSVHDMVQAIRDKMEEEAPPLQEKPSTNQVILEAELDLAKRELEQQRETAQYQRTHYSASTLTTDILRMETGLPTKEVFQIVVNYASRFKDSLSYYAGWRVESIIFEDQILITLMKLRQNYTNLHIAQLFSCSVATISNVVTTFIHVLHDILFDDLMTTIPSREKNKLCSPSSFSMFTSCRIVIDCTDIEIAAPSLMSQQNETYSSYRGMNSFKVLVGVAPNAVITYVSKLYPGSISDKEIVKQSGLMNHMANGDLILADKGFLIQDIVPKGVSVNIPPFLENGKFTASEIRATKNIAKCRIHVERANARLKDFKILNFIPPKLRCYADKVFQVCAALVNLQFPLIKEGCEGVEFE; encoded by the exons ATGGTTCACTGCTTTGCTCCGGGCTGTGATCATCATTCCGAATCACATACTTGTAAATTCTATGGGTTTCcacataaaataaagaaaaaggaggAGTACCAACGCTGGATTCGATTAATAAG AAGAAAAGACAGGGAACCAGGGAATCACTCCAGAATATGCAGTAGTCACTTCAGAGATGGGAAAAAGAGTGCCGGCCCAGAAATTTACACACGTAATGCTGACAAGTTGTTTCCATCAGAAGGATTTcctcgaaaaaagaaaaaacagagtaGTACTACACACAGCAGTGTACATGACATGGTGCAGGCCATTCGGGACAAAATGGAAGAGGAGGCACCTCCCTTGCAAGAAAAACCCTCAACAAACCAGGTTATTCTTGAAGCCGAACTTGACCTTGCAAAGAGGGAACTTGAGCAGCAGAGAGAAACTGCACAGTACCAGAGAACACATTATTCTGCATCAACTCTTACCACAGATATTCTTCGTATGGAAACTGGACTACCAACAAAAGAAGTTTTCCAGATTGTGGTAAATTATGCCTCTAGATTTAAGGATTCTTTGTCATACTATGCAGGTTGGAGAGTGGAGTCAATTATTTTTGAAGATCAAATTTTAATCACCCTCATGAAACTGAGACAAAACTATACTAATCTCCACATAGCTCAGTTATTCTCTTGTAGTGTTGCTACCATTTCAAATGTAGTTACAACATTTATTCATGTTTTACACGATATCTTATTTGATGATTTGATGACCACTATCCCTTCTAGGGAGAAAAACAAATTATGCTCTCCTTCGTCCTTTTCAATGTTTACTAGCTGTAGAATAGTCATTGACTGTACAGATATTGAAATTGCAGCACCCAGTCTTATGAGTCAACAGAATGAGACATATTCAAGCTACCGGGGCATGAATTCTTTTAAAGTTTTAGTCGGGGTGGCGCCCAATGCAGTTATAACATATGTAAGTAAACTGTATCCAGGATCAATTTCGGATAAGGAAATTGTCAAACAGTCAGGTCTAATGAACCATATGGCAAATGGTGACCTGATCCTTGCAGACAAGGGGTTCTTGATTCAGGACATTGTCCCAAAGGGTGTTTCCGTAAATATTCCTCCCTTCTTAGAGAATGGAAAATTCACTGCCAGTGAGATAAGGGCCActaaaaacattgcaaaatgcAGAATTCACGTCGAAAGGGCTAATGCACGGCTGAAGGATTTTAAGATACTAAACTTTATACCCCCCAAATTAAGATGTTATGCTGACAAAGTATTTCAAGTCTGTGCTGCCCTTGTAAATCTTCAGTTTCCACTGATAAAGGAAGGATGTGAAGGGGTAGAATTTGAGTAA
- the LOC138011756 gene encoding uncharacterized protein isoform X2, whose protein sequence is MVHCFAPGCDHHSESHTCKFYGFPHKIKKKEEYQRWIRLIRKDREPGNHSRICSSHFRDGKKSAGPEIYTRNADKLFPSEGFPRKKKKQSSTTHSSVHDMVQAIRDKMEEEAPPLQEKPSTNQVILEAELDLAKRELEQQRETAQYQRTHYSASTLTTDILRMETGLPTKEVFQIVVNYASRFKDSLSYYAGWRVESIIFEDQILITLMKLRQNYTNLHIAQLFSCSVATISNVVTTFIHVLHDILFDDLMTTIPSREKNKLCSPSSFSMFTSCRIVIDCTDIEIAAPSLMSQQNETYSSYRGMNSFKVLVGVAPNAVITYVSKLYPGSISDKEIVKQSGLMNHMANGDLILADKGFLIQDIVPKGVSVNIPPFLENGKFTASEIRATKNIAKCRIHVERANARLKDFKILNFIPPKLRCYADKVFQVCAALVNLQFPLIKEGCEGVEFE, encoded by the exons ATGGTTCACTGCTTTGCTCCGGGCTGTGATCATCATTCCGAATCACATACTTGTAAATTCTATGGGTTTCcacataaaataaagaaaaaggaggAGTACCAACGCTGGATTCGATTAATAAG AAAAGACAGGGAACCAGGGAATCACTCCAGAATATGCAGTAGTCACTTCAGAGATGGGAAAAAGAGTGCCGGCCCAGAAATTTACACACGTAATGCTGACAAGTTGTTTCCATCAGAAGGATTTcctcgaaaaaagaaaaaacagagtaGTACTACACACAGCAGTGTACATGACATGGTGCAGGCCATTCGGGACAAAATGGAAGAGGAGGCACCTCCCTTGCAAGAAAAACCCTCAACAAACCAGGTTATTCTTGAAGCCGAACTTGACCTTGCAAAGAGGGAACTTGAGCAGCAGAGAGAAACTGCACAGTACCAGAGAACACATTATTCTGCATCAACTCTTACCACAGATATTCTTCGTATGGAAACTGGACTACCAACAAAAGAAGTTTTCCAGATTGTGGTAAATTATGCCTCTAGATTTAAGGATTCTTTGTCATACTATGCAGGTTGGAGAGTGGAGTCAATTATTTTTGAAGATCAAATTTTAATCACCCTCATGAAACTGAGACAAAACTATACTAATCTCCACATAGCTCAGTTATTCTCTTGTAGTGTTGCTACCATTTCAAATGTAGTTACAACATTTATTCATGTTTTACACGATATCTTATTTGATGATTTGATGACCACTATCCCTTCTAGGGAGAAAAACAAATTATGCTCTCCTTCGTCCTTTTCAATGTTTACTAGCTGTAGAATAGTCATTGACTGTACAGATATTGAAATTGCAGCACCCAGTCTTATGAGTCAACAGAATGAGACATATTCAAGCTACCGGGGCATGAATTCTTTTAAAGTTTTAGTCGGGGTGGCGCCCAATGCAGTTATAACATATGTAAGTAAACTGTATCCAGGATCAATTTCGGATAAGGAAATTGTCAAACAGTCAGGTCTAATGAACCATATGGCAAATGGTGACCTGATCCTTGCAGACAAGGGGTTCTTGATTCAGGACATTGTCCCAAAGGGTGTTTCCGTAAATATTCCTCCCTTCTTAGAGAATGGAAAATTCACTGCCAGTGAGATAAGGGCCActaaaaacattgcaaaatgcAGAATTCACGTCGAAAGGGCTAATGCACGGCTGAAGGATTTTAAGATACTAAACTTTATACCCCCCAAATTAAGATGTTATGCTGACAAAGTATTTCAAGTCTGTGCTGCCCTTGTAAATCTTCAGTTTCCACTGATAAAGGAAGGATGTGAAGGGGTAGAATTTGAGTAA
- the LOC138011763 gene encoding transmembrane protein 243-like → MYDGLDQPLFGEARRKDRYFNYFIGGFTVLLVSETIISSIVFPRFPPPAINVFLAFVIALICISQLTLIYWYRQGDVDPKFKKMIYFNSVTTILLCVCANIYFHKSCL, encoded by the exons ATGTACGATGGGTTGGACCAGCCGTTATTTGGCGAAGCAAGACGAAAG GATCGCTACTTCAATTATTTTATTGGCGGATTTACAGTTCTCCTAGTGTCT GAAACTATTATCAGCTCAATAGTGTTTCCACGCTTTCCACCACCAGCAATTAACGTATTTCTTGCCTTTGTAATTGCACTTATCTGCATATCACAACTGACCTTG ATATATTGGTACAGACAAGGAGATGTAGACCCCAAGTTTAAAAAGATGATTTACTTTAACTCTGTGACAACTATTTTGCTGTGTGTATGTGCAAATATTTACTTTCATAAGTCTTGTTTATGA
- the LOC138011759 gene encoding 26S proteasome non-ATPase regulatory subunit 6-like, producing MPVENLEEEGLPKNPNLELAAWRFTLNNPEGKGKEDARKSILEAIKENDMAPLYEEVCAELKWPVDKVLLAKMQSNNQEKIEKLDETLKDAEENLGETEVRDALYEKAEYLCKIGDKEKALSVFRLAYDKAVALGYKLDIIFYQIRIGLFYLDNDLITRNIDKAKMLIEEGGDWDRRNRLKVYQGIYFLSIRDFKSAANNFLDSISTFTSYELMDYKTFVTYTVLASMIALERVDLRTKVVNGAEILEVLHQLPIASQFLLSLYNCHYADFFLALAKVEDILKQDRLLSPHCRYYVREMRIHGYTQLLESYRSLTLQYMANAFGVSEEFIDRELSRFIAAGRLNCKIDKVGGVVETNRPDHKNWQYQATIKQGDLLLNRIQKLSRVINV from the exons ATGCCGGTTGAAAATCTCGAAGAGGAAGGTCTACCGAAGAACCCCAACCTTGAGTTAGCAGCTTGGCGTTTTACACTAAATAATCCCGAAGGAAAAGGCAAAGAAGATGCGAGAAAAAGTATCTTAGAAGCCATCAAAGAAAACG ATATGGCTCCACTCTATGAAGAGGTGTGTGCTGAGCTTAAGTGGCCAGTTGACAAAGTTCTACTTGCAAAGATGCAGTCAAATAACCAAGAAAAGATTGAGAAGCTTGATGAAACCCTTAAAGATGCTGAAGAAAATCTAGGGGAGACTGAAGTTAGAGATGCTCTTTATGAGAAGGCTGAGTATCTGTGCAAGATCGGTGACAAG gAGAAAGCTCTGAGTGTTTTTCGCCTGGCTTATGACAAAGCTGTTGCACTGGGTTATAAACTGGACATAATTTTTTATCAAATTCGCATTGGGCTATTCTATCTGGACAATGACTTGATCACACGAAACATAGATAAAGCCAAAAT gttaatAGAAGAAGGAGGTGATTGGGATCGGCGCAACAGACTCAAAGTCTATCAAGGGATATACTTTTTATCCATCCGTGACTTCAAATCTGCTGCGAATAACTTCTTGGACAGCATATCAACATTTACATCGTATGAGCTTATGGACTACAAGACGTTTGTCACTTATACTGTGCTTGCCAGCATGATTGCACTTGAACGTGTTGATCTCAGAACGAAG GTTGTAAATGGTGCTGAGATTCTTGAAGTTCTTCATCAACTGCCAATTGCCAGTCAGTTCCTGTTGTCTTTATACAACTGTCATTATGCTGATTTCTTTCTTGCATTAG CAAAAGTGGAGGATATCCTAAAGCAAGACAGGTTGCTGTCACCACATTGTCGGTACTACGTCAGAGAGATGAGAATTCATGGCTACACACAGTTGCTGGAGTCATATCGCAGTCTGACATTGCAGTACATGGCCAATGCCTTTGGAGTCAGTGAGGAGTTTATTGACAG AGAACTTTCAAGGTTCATAGCAGCTGGAAGACTGAACTGCAAAATTGATAAAGTTGGAGGAGTTGTGGAAACCAACAG GCCTGATCACAAGAATTGGCAGTATCAG gcaacTATAAAACAGGGTGATCTACTTCTGAACAGGATTCAAAAGCTCAGCCGAGTGATAAACGTGTAA